TCTGATGGGATAGCTCGGACAACGGTCGACCATCAAGCAATATCTCGCCTTGCTGCACCGGATAATAGCCCATTAATAAATTAGCCAGCGTACTCTTACCACTGCCCGTATGCCCGACCAGAGCGACAAACCCGCGTGAAGGTACCTCAAGCGAAATATTTTGCAGCACCATTTTATCGTGACGATAAGCAAAGCTGACATTATTCACTTGGATGCGGCCGCTGGTCAGCGGACGGTCATCTGTTCCGTAGCCTTGTTGAGCGCGATCCATCAGATCAAAAATACGCTCCCCAGCGACGACTGCCTGTTGCAAGATTGACTGCTGAGACGTCAGTTCAATCAATGGCTCATTAAGCCGACCAAGGTAGTTGATAAACGCATACAACACCCCTACCCCAACCGAACCTTCAGGGCTAAAACCGAAAAGAAGTAACAAACCGCATAGCACCATGGCAGAGAACAAACTCAGCAAGGGACGTAATAGAAAACCTTCTAAGCGCAATGTTTGCATCCGCGCCATATAATGCGCGCGGCTAGCAGAATCCATACGCTCACCGAAACGTGCTTGCTGGCGGAATTGCTGAATGACACCCATACCATTGATAACTTCGTTAAAACCGTCGTTGATATCAGCGAGATAAGCCCGAACACGCCTGACTATGGGTGTGCTATAGCGCTGGTAGATAGCCATCACCACCAATACTGCGGGGAAAATGCAGATCGAAATCAACGCCATGCGCCAATCTAGACTGAACATCGCCACCAGCATCGCGCCAATTAATGCCGCACTTTTGAGTACCGTTGATACCACCATCACATATAAATCTTTGATGACTTCAGTGTCATTAGTAACGCGGGAAATCAATTGACCCACGGGCTGGGTATCAAATGCACTGAGGGGCTGGCGCAAAGCAGCATCCATGACTTCAATGCGTAACCGCTGAACGACCCCGACGGCAGCACGGTTAAACAGTAATGCCTGAAAATAGTGCAATGAAGCAGCCAGTAATTGCAGCAGTAAATATGCCACCGCTAACCCACCGACTAAACCGAGGGGTAGCGTGCCTTTTGCCACTACATGGTCAATAAAATAGCTGATTAAGAGTGGGCCACTGACTTCAGCGGCAGCGGCGACCCATAGCATCAATACCGCTAACCCTAATGGTTTACGATATGGGGAACCGTAGGAAAGTAAGCGTTTTAATGTCGGCCAAAGTTTTAATACTGGCAAAAACTTTACCGTCGGCGAAACTTGTTGAGACTTACTCATCCGTTTTAGCCTCCGGTTCACCATCATCAAGCGCAGCTTCTAATTGCTGATAACGGTACATCTCGCGATACCAACCCGATTGATTGACCAATAAGTTATGTGCGCCACGCTGCATCACACCGCCGTGTTGCATCACCAGAATTTCGCTGGCCTCCGTTAAAGCTGAAAGACGATGAGCGCTGATAATCACAGTACGACCCTCACCCCAGAGGCGCAGATTTTTTAAGATGTCATGCTCTGTTTGGCCATCAACCGCAGAAAGGGCATCATCCAGAATCAAGATCTCCGTCTCCAGTAATAGTGCCCTCGCAATGGAAATCCGCTGTTTTTGCCCGCCGGACAGCATCACACCGCGCTCACCAACTTCAGTGTCATACCCCTGAGGAAGACGCAAAATATCTTCATGTACGCTGGCTAAACGCGCGGCCCGTTCGATTTGTTCCTGAGTGGCATCAGGCTTACCCAACGCGATGTTGCCTGCGACCGTATCAGAGAACAAAAAGGGGGTTTGGCTGACCACAGATAAACGCCCACGCCAGTCATGCAGACGAATATCAGACAGTGAATGCCCTTGATAACAGATAGCGCCGTCATCAACATCAAACTGCCGCTGAATCAATGCCAGTAAGGTGCTTTTACCTGAGCCTGTTGGTCCACAAAGCCCTAACATCTGCCCTGGCGCCAATTTCAGTGCCACATCATGTAATGCTGGCTGCTCCGCTCCTGGATAGTAGAAGTGGCGAATATTGACGACTAACGAACCACGTTCGTTAGACAATTCGATGTGACCGTCTTTCACCACCGGTGCTTCATCCAGCAAACTACGAATACGGCTATATGCCGCGCTGCCGCGCTCGACGATATTAAACATCCATGCCAGCGCCAACATTGGCCATATCATTAATCCTAAATACATAACAAAACTGGTTAGTTGCCCCAGCGTAATGCTGTGATTAACCACCATCCAGCTACCACCACCAATGGCTAACAGATTAGCTACACCGATCGCAATATAAATGGTGGGATCAAAACGGGCATCAATACGCGCAACATACATATTCTTTGCGCCAGCTTCGGCGGCGACCTGCGCAAATTGCTGTGATTGATTATCTTCCAGACCAAAGGATTTGATCATGCGGATACTGGTCAAGCTCTCTTGCGCCTGATTATTGAGATTAGAAAATGCCCCCTGCGCCGATTTAAAACGCTGGTGTAGTTGGTCACCATAGTATTTGATCACTATTGCCATCACCGGCATGGGTAACAACGACAACAACGTCAGTTCCCAGCTAATTTGGGTACTCATGACAATCAGCACCGCGCAGCCCATTACCAGCGAATCCACTAGCGTCAGCACACCTTCACCCGCAGCAAAGACCACACGGTCGACATCGTTAGTGGCACGCGCCATTAAGTCACCAGTACGATGACGCAAATAGAAACCGGGAGCCTGGCGACTCAGTTGGCGATAAAAATTCGATCGTAGCTCTACAGCCAATTGATAGGATGCACCAAAGAGTAAAACCCGCCAGACATAGCGCAGTAAGTAGACCACGATTGCCGTCACTAACATCACACCGACCCACACCAGTAACATGTTGGTCGACATCTGTTTTGTACTGATGCCATCCACTATCACGCCTACCAATTTGGGCGGCAGTAATTGCAAGATAGCAATAATGATCAACAGCAACACCGCACCCACATAGCGACGCCACTCTCGGCGGAAGTACCAGCCTAATTGTGCAAACAATCTCACGCAGTTTTATTCCATGGTCTGATACCGAATAGCGTCGGTATTATTTCGCTCAAAGCGACAGGAAAGTAGAGTACCATCGTTAAAATGGCTTTTGACTCAAAAAGTTTTCTCACTCGGGCACCGGTAGCATCGTTGTGTATTTGATCTTCTCCATCGCAAAACTCGATGTCACATCAATCAGGCCCGGCACACCATTCACCATACGTTTGTAGAAGTTATCGTAACTTTTCATATCGGCGACTTCTACCTGCATCAGGTAATCATATTCGCCCGCCATACGATAGAATGCCAACACCTCAGGCATTTTCTTGGTGAATTCGACGAAAGCTTGATACCAATCGCTATTATGCTGCTGCGTCTTAATCAGCACAAATGCCGTCAGCCCCAGCCCTAACTTTTCGCTATCCAGCAAGGCAACGCGGCCACGGATAAATCCTTCATCCTCGAGTCGCTTCAGGCGCTTCCAACAGGGTGTTGACGTCAAGTTGACTGCTTCCGCCAGAACTTGCAGTGACTGCGTGCAATCTTGTTGCAACATACACAGCAGCTTGCGGTCTGTTTTATCTAGCATAACTACTATCCATGGAATAATTTTCTACCATTTGGCGACAAAGAAGGAAAAATGGCAACGTTTTTTTCTTTGAAAGTCGATATCATGGCTATCATTAGATGACTCTTAATATACAGGCCAGCAAATGACCAATACTTGGGTAAAAAATGCTATCAGTGAAATAGAAGCTGATTTTCAACGCTCCGCTGATACCCACTTGATTCGCCTCAACCTGCCGACCTTTCCTGGTATTTATCTCTATTTAAAAGATGAAAGTACTCATCCGACCGGTAGCTTAAAGCACCGTTTAGCCCGCTCATTGTTCCTCTATGGGCTGTGTAATGGGTGGATCACGGAAGGGACGACTATCATTGAGGCTTCTTCAGGCAGTACAGCCGTGTCTGAAGCCTATTTTGCCCGTCTAATTGGATTACCTTTTATTGCGGTCATGCCAAGTTGCACTGCGAAGCGAAAAGTTGAGCAGATTACTTTCTATGGCGGCCGCTGCCATTTTGTCGACCATGCAGGGCAAATCTATGCAGCATCGGAGCAATTGGCGCGTGAACTAAATGGCCACTATATGGACCAGTTTACGTATGCGGAACGAGCAACTGACTGGCGTGGCAATAATAACATTGCAGATAGTATCTTCCGCCAAATGGCACGTGAGCCTTTCCCGGTACCGGACTACATTGTGATGAGCGCGGGCACGGGTGGGACTTCCGCCACCTTGGGTCGTTATATCCGCTATCAAGGTCACGACACCCAACTGATGGTGGTCGACCCAGAAAATTCAGTATTCTATGATTGCTTCTGCAACCGTGATCGCGCAGTCACTGGCAGTTGTGGTAGTCGTATTGAGGGGATCGGCCGCCCACGAGCGGAGCCTTCA
The window above is part of the Yersinia massiliensis genome. Proteins encoded here:
- a CDS encoding SmdB family multidrug efflux ABC transporter permease/ATP-binding protein: MSKSQQVSPTVKFLPVLKLWPTLKRLLSYGSPYRKPLGLAVLMLWVAAAAEVSGPLLISYFIDHVVAKGTLPLGLVGGLAVAYLLLQLLAASLHYFQALLFNRAAVGVVQRLRIEVMDAALRQPLSAFDTQPVGQLISRVTNDTEVIKDLYVMVVSTVLKSAALIGAMLVAMFSLDWRMALISICIFPAVLVVMAIYQRYSTPIVRRVRAYLADINDGFNEVINGMGVIQQFRQQARFGERMDSASRAHYMARMQTLRLEGFLLRPLLSLFSAMVLCGLLLLFGFSPEGSVGVGVLYAFINYLGRLNEPLIELTSQQSILQQAVVAGERIFDLMDRAQQGYGTDDRPLTSGRIQVNNVSFAYRHDKMVLQNISLEVPSRGFVALVGHTGSGKSTLANLLMGYYPVQQGEILLDGRPLSELSHQTLRQGVAMVQQDPVVLADSFFANVTLGRDISEQQVWDALETVQLAPLVHALPDGLHSLLGEQGNTLSVGQKQLLALARVLVQAPQILILDEATANIDSGTEQAIQRALQLIRKKTTLVVIAHRLSTIVDADTILVLHRGVAVEQGTHQELLAAHGRYYQMYQLQLVSEDLAAIDQLESAVN
- a CDS encoding SmdA family multidrug ABC transporter permease/ATP-binding protein, with translation MRLFAQLGWYFRREWRRYVGAVLLLIIIAILQLLPPKLVGVIVDGISTKQMSTNMLLVWVGVMLVTAIVVYLLRYVWRVLLFGASYQLAVELRSNFYRQLSRQAPGFYLRHRTGDLMARATNDVDRVVFAAGEGVLTLVDSLVMGCAVLIVMSTQISWELTLLSLLPMPVMAIVIKYYGDQLHQRFKSAQGAFSNLNNQAQESLTSIRMIKSFGLEDNQSQQFAQVAAEAGAKNMYVARIDARFDPTIYIAIGVANLLAIGGGSWMVVNHSITLGQLTSFVMYLGLMIWPMLALAWMFNIVERGSAAYSRIRSLLDEAPVVKDGHIELSNERGSLVVNIRHFYYPGAEQPALHDVALKLAPGQMLGLCGPTGSGKSTLLALIQRQFDVDDGAICYQGHSLSDIRLHDWRGRLSVVSQTPFLFSDTVAGNIALGKPDATQEQIERAARLASVHEDILRLPQGYDTEVGERGVMLSGGQKQRISIARALLLETEILILDDALSAVDGQTEHDILKNLRLWGEGRTVIISAHRLSALTEASEILVMQHGGVMQRGAHNLLVNQSGWYREMYRYQQLEAALDDGEPEAKTDE
- a CDS encoding Lrp/AsnC family transcriptional regulator, with the translated sequence MLDKTDRKLLCMLQQDCTQSLQVLAEAVNLTSTPCWKRLKRLEDEGFIRGRVALLDSEKLGLGLTAFVLIKTQQHNSDWYQAFVEFTKKMPEVLAFYRMAGEYDYLMQVEVADMKSYDNFYKRMVNGVPGLIDVTSSFAMEKIKYTTMLPVPE
- a CDS encoding PLP-dependent cysteine synthase family protein, which encodes MTNTWVKNAISEIEADFQRSADTHLIRLNLPTFPGIYLYLKDESTHPTGSLKHRLARSLFLYGLCNGWITEGTTIIEASSGSTAVSEAYFARLIGLPFIAVMPSCTAKRKVEQITFYGGRCHFVDHAGQIYAASEQLARELNGHYMDQFTYAERATDWRGNNNIADSIFRQMAREPFPVPDYIVMSAGTGGTSATLGRYIRYQGHDTQLMVVDPENSVFYDCFCNRDRAVTGSCGSRIEGIGRPRAEPSFIPEVIDSMLRVPDAASIATIHWLEGILGRKVGASTGTNVWGALQLAKQMREQGKTGAIVTLLCDSGERYLDTYYDTQWVSSNIGDLTPFRNELNNL